AAAAACCCTTCACTATGCCTTGCCTATTACACAGCCTGCACATATGTAAAAAAACCCTTTTCATAAAGAAAAGGGCGGTAACTGAAGACTCCTCCAAACTGGAGACAGTCTTCAGTTTTTTTATGTCTTTCAGCTTTCCTGTCCGCACTTGTCAGTTCATCCAGTTTGATTCGGTACTTGCATACTCATCCGATGAAGACCCTGGTGCCATTGGGGATTTCCTTGTAAAACAAAGAATCCCGGCAATATACAGTAAGATCGACGGCAAAGACAGAATTCCGCCAAACAGGCCCGCAATGATAAACAGAATACCTGCTGCCTTTGGATTGGCATTGTTCCATATCTTTACCAGACCGATGATGCTCAATACCAGGCCGATAAATAATGCAATAACAGCCAGCCAGAAGACGATAGAGAATGAATCCATGAATGACATGAACATATCCACTTCATCCATGTTCAATACACCTTCATCCACCATCGCAGCACGGAACTCTTCCATAAAGGCCGGATCTGTACTCGCCATGTTCCAAAAGAATCCTATTACGGCGGTTCCGGCCAAACTGATTGCTATGAAAATCATAGCTATAATTGCGAGAACCCGCTCTGCTGTACGTTTAATCATTTCACATCATCCTCTTCTGCTAATTAATCTCTCTTTACCTATACGCCAGGCAAC
The Sporosarcina sp. P33 genome window above contains:
- a CDS encoding DUF4064 domain-containing protein codes for the protein MIKRTAERVLAIIAMIFIAISLAGTAVIGFFWNMASTDPAFMEEFRAAMVDEGVLNMDEVDMFMSFMDSFSIVFWLAVIALFIGLVLSIIGLVKIWNNANPKAAGILFIIAGLFGGILSLPSILLYIAGILCFTRKSPMAPGSSSDEYASTESNWMN